The DNA sequence GCGCTGGTCAAAACGCCGTGCGGACAGGCGGGCCCGGGACGGGCAGGCACGGCTGCCTGAGCGTACGCACTGTGCACCGCCAATTTTCTCCTTGCGTATTTTTCGGATGCTGGTGGGTAGCGCGTGTGGTATAAAGCGGGCAATCGTTTTTGTCATCATGGAGATAGCCAAATGTTGAAATGCAATCTGTTTGCGGTATCCGCGGTCTCGCTGCTGGCGGCGCAATTCGCTCTGCCGGCAGCTGCCGGTGATGCCTGGGATGTGCGCCTGACACCCTACCTGTGGGCAATGGGTATCGATGGTGACTTCCACGTCCGCGGGCACGACTTCAATTCCTCTGCCGATTTCTCCGACATCATGGACAATATGGATATCGGCGGCTCGGTGATGCTCGAGGCGAACAAGGGCAATTGGGTCAACCTGGTGCAATTCGATTACCTGGCGATTGACTCCGGCGATGTCGAGTTGCGCCGTGCGTCAAACAAGGCCCAGCTGAAATCGGACTCCACCCTGGGTGTGGTTGCGACCGGTGTTCGCTTTCACGCCGGTCAGCGATCGACCATCGATGCCCTGGTCGGGGTGCGTTACATCAAACTCGATACCGATTTCAAGATACAGAACGTGGGCGAGGTCGATGGCAGCAGCACCCAATACGACGGCGTGGTGATGCTGCGTCCGCGTTTGGCGCTCAGCAAGTACTGGACGTTCAGCCCGACGCTGTCGGTGGGCGCGGGGGACTCCGACCTGGTGTGGGAGATGGCGCCCGAATTCGTCTACGACTGCTGCGGCACCGAATTCCGTTTTGGCTATCGAAACCTCAACTACGATCTCGAAAATGGCAACGACTCGGCCGATATCTCGATAAGCGGCCCGGTGATCGGCGTCGGTTTCGCGTTCTGAACCCCGCGCAGGGAGTCGCCTGAGCTTCCCTGCGTCATTCCGCTTATTGCGCGCTTGCGCGCGATCCTGCATTTCCCGCCTTGCGGTCGAATCAGCTGTCGGTGAAAGCCGGCGGGCGTTTTTCGTCCGCAGGGACGGGCGCGCCGGTTGCGAGTTGCGCATTTCGAGCACGGCGGCTCCATATGGGCCGCGGAAATATCACTGTTTCGGCAATTTTTCACTGGTGGAGGCTGCAACCGAGATCGAGCGACTAAGCTGGATTCAACGACTCGCCTTTTGGTCGAGCAACTGCTGCTGTTGTACGGAGACAGAGGAAGCACTCATGAAAAAATCGCTACTCGCCATTTGCCTGGTCTTGCCCGCTGCCGCGATGGCCCAGGATTTCAGCTATGCCTACATCGAAGGCGCGTATACCCAAGGGGAATACGATGACCTCAACGTGGAGAGCGACGGTGCCGCGCTGACGTTGAGTCTGCAACCCACCCAGATGATCTACACCAAGCTGAACGTGGTCTACGGAGAAGTGGATGATTCCTCCGTCGACATCCGCTCCGGCGCGATTACCGTGGGCGCTCGCACCCGGATTGCCGATTGCATCGATCTTTACGGCGGTGTGCTGGCCGCGTACAAGGACTTCGACGACGTTCCTTCCACGCTCAGAAACGGCAACCGCTATGACGTCGATGGCTCGGGTCTCGGTGCCGAGGTGGGTCTGCGCGCGTGGCTGAACCCGAAATTCGAAGTCGAGGCGAACGGCAATTACACGGATCTGTTCGAAGGCGATCTCGACGACCGCTCCAAGAACATCGGCTACGAGACCGATGACTTCACGGCCAGCCTGAACGCGCGCTTCTATCCGACGCGTACGTTCTCGGTGGGCGCAGGCTACTCCTATGCCTTCAACAACGAGATCGACACCTGGTCGCTCGGGGTTCGCTACGATTTCTGTTGCTACTGATCGCCGCGTTCTGCCACGAAAAAGGCCCGCATCGAGCGGGCCTTTTTTATTGCACTCGGTCCCAAGGTCTGAATCGGCCGCGCCTTGCGAACGTGCGTTCGCTCCATGACCCGGTGTGGCTCAATGGGCGTCGTCGTCGAGGCCCTCGACCCCGAAGCGCTCGCTCAATTCGTTCAGCAACTGCTGGATCGCGCGCTGACGTACCTGTACCTCGAGACGCGTGGCAATGCGCTCGCGGACCTGCTCATAGGGAAGGTGGACGCCGCGCACAACCGAGTCGACCCGCACCACGTGCAGCCCGTAGCGCGATTCCACGGGCAGTTCGCACAAGCCGACGCCGAGTTGCAGCACCTGGCGCTCGAATTCGGGTGTTGTCTGCCCGTTTTCCAGCCAGCCGAGTTCACCGCCGGATTCCCGCGACGGGCAGCTCGAGTGTCGCGCGGCGAGGTCGGCGAAGCGCTGCGGATGGTTGCGGATGTCCGCAATGAGCTCCTCGGCCTGCGCCCGCACACGCAGGCGCGTCGCCGTATCGGCGGGTGCCGCGGCAAGCAGGATGTGGTAGACCAGCGCGCGATCCGGAGCCCGGAACCGGTCACGGTTTGCCTCGAAGAATCGTTGGCAATCGGCTTCCTCGAGTTCGGGCACAATCAGGGCGTCATCGAGCAACACGCGAATGGCGGCCTCTTCCCCGCTTTCCTGTGGCCGCGGCATGGCCACGATGCCGCGCCGTTCGATTTCACGCTGAAGCAACGCCTGTACTACCAGCGCCTGCACAGCCGCCATGCGCGAACCCTGCTGATCGGGTGCCGGGTGGTGCTGCATCTCGCGGGCAATCGCGGTCTCGTCAATGGCGACTCCTCCAACGCTCACGCCCGACGACGTACGCGGTTCGTACACGCCGCCTGCATCAGCGACCATAACGAAGCACCTGCTGGCGCTTGCGCACGACCTGATACGGGCGGCGCAGATACGATACCGGCATGCTCCAGACATGCACCAGGCGGGTGAAGGGGAAGATCAGCAACAGCGTCATGCCGAGAAAAACGTGCGCCTTGTAGATCCAGTGCGCACCGGCGATATAACTGGCCGCGCCCCCGCGGAAGGTGACGATATGCTGCGCCCATTCGCCGAGGCGCACCATCTGCGCGCCATCGAGGTGACCGGCCGACACAAAAATCGATGCCAGCCCGAGCAGCAGTTGCGCGTAGAGCAGCAGCAGCACGGCCAGATCGCTGCGCCGGCCAGTGGCGCGGACACGCGGGTTGAACAGGCGGCGCAGCACGAGAATCGTCATGCCGACGAAGGCCATCAAGCCAAACACGCCGCCTATCCCCATGGCCAGCAACTGCTTGTGCGGGGAGCTGATGAATGGTTCATAGATGAAGTGGGGCGTCAGCAGCCCCACGAAATGTCCGGCCAGAATTGCCAGCACACCGACATGAAACAAATTGCTGCCCCAGCGCATGCCGCGCGACGAGAGCAGCTGACTCGAACCGGCGCGCCAGGTGTACGGGTCGCGATCGAAACGCAGCCAGCTGCCGATCAGCAGCACGGCTATTGCGACATAGGGATAGAACTGGAACAGCAGTTCATCGATAAAACGGTCCATTTCATTACCTCCCGATTATCTGCACCGGCTCGGCTCTTGGCGCCGGGCGAATTCGCGTATTCGTGCAGGGCTCGTCCATGCCCTGTGTTCCGAAACGCACCTGTTCCTCCTCCCAGACCGCGTCCATGGCCTCGGCGGTGTCGTCACGCGGCTCGTCGAGCGCTGCGTTCAGCCCATGCAACTGCGCTTCGCAACCGCCGATCTCGCACAGCAGGCGGAACAGCAGCGCATAAGGGCTGTCGCGTTGCGCGGCCCGCGCGGCCAGCAGCGCGATGATATGCGCCAGATGATGCAACCAGTCGCAGGCCTCGCTTGCGGGCCGCAGGGACAGGAATTCCAGGAGCAGAGGCAGATAATCCGGCAACTCCCGGCTGTCGAGTTCGTAGCCCTCGCGCTGGTAGTTTTCGAGCAGATCCACCATCGCCTGGCCGCGGTCACGTGATTCGCCATGAATATGCTCGAACATCAGCAGGCTCATGGAGCGGCCCCGATCGAAGGTTTCGATCCAGCGTGACTGCGCCGCGAGCGGGTCCTGCGCGAACAGGGCGTCGACGAAATCCGCCAACGCCGAGCGCTGCGCCGCCTGCGGCAGTTCCTGACACGCCGCGCGCACTTCGCTGCCATGTTCCCACAGCGAGTCCTGCGGATAATCAAGCAGAACGCTGATCAATTTGAGCGATTTCATGACGGCTCCCGGGTCTTTTCCTGGCGCGCCGGCGGCACCTGGTATACGGTGATCTTCTGCGCACCGAACAGATCGGCCGGTGTGTTGCCACTGCAACCGTTGCCGAAACTGAAGCCGCAGCCGCCACGCTCGCCGAAGGCATCATCGGCGTATTCGCGGTGCCCGGACGGTATCACGAAGCGATCCTCGTAGTTGGCGATGGCCAGGTAGCGGTACATTGACTCGGCTTGCGCCACCGTGAGCCCAACCTGCTCCAGCACTGCTGTATCGGCAACACCCTCGACGTTCAGGGCGCGGCGCCACTTGCGCATCGCGAGCAGGCGTTCCAGCGCTCGCACCACCGGTTGCTCGTCGCCTGCGGTCAGCAGGTTGGCCAGATAGCGCACTGGAATGCGCAGCGACTGCACGTCGGGAATTTCGCCATTGCTGCCTATCTGTCCGCGGGTGGCC is a window from the Gammaproteobacteria bacterium genome containing:
- a CDS encoding outer membrane beta-barrel protein, producing MKKSLLAICLVLPAAAMAQDFSYAYIEGAYTQGEYDDLNVESDGAALTLSLQPTQMIYTKLNVVYGEVDDSSVDIRSGAITVGARTRIADCIDLYGGVLAAYKDFDDVPSTLRNGNRYDVDGSGLGAEVGLRAWLNPKFEVEANGNYTDLFEGDLDDRSKNIGYETDDFTASLNARFYPTRTFSVGAGYSYAFNNEIDTWSLGVRYDFCCY
- a CDS encoding peptidylprolyl isomerase — protein: MVADAGGVYEPRTSSGVSVGGVAIDETAIAREMQHHPAPDQQGSRMAAVQALVVQALLQREIERRGIVAMPRPQESGEEAAIRVLLDDALIVPELEEADCQRFFEANRDRFRAPDRALVYHILLAAAPADTATRLRVRAQAEELIADIRNHPQRFADLAARHSSCPSRESGGELGWLENGQTTPEFERQVLQLGVGLCELPVESRYGLHVVRVDSVVRGVHLPYEQVRERIATRLEVQVRQRAIQQLLNELSERFGVEGLDDDAH
- the narI gene encoding respiratory nitrate reductase subunit gamma is translated as MDRFIDELLFQFYPYVAIAVLLIGSWLRFDRDPYTWRAGSSQLLSSRGMRWGSNLFHVGVLAILAGHFVGLLTPHFIYEPFISSPHKQLLAMGIGGVFGLMAFVGMTILVLRRLFNPRVRATGRRSDLAVLLLLYAQLLLGLASIFVSAGHLDGAQMVRLGEWAQHIVTFRGGAASYIAGAHWIYKAHVFLGMTLLLIFPFTRLVHVWSMPVSYLRRPYQVVRKRQQVLRYGR
- the narJ gene encoding nitrate reductase molybdenum cofactor assembly chaperone, which produces MKSLKLISVLLDYPQDSLWEHGSEVRAACQELPQAAQRSALADFVDALFAQDPLAAQSRWIETFDRGRSMSLLMFEHIHGESRDRGQAMVDLLENYQREGYELDSRELPDYLPLLLEFLSLRPASEACDWLHHLAHIIALLAARAAQRDSPYALLFRLLCEIGGCEAQLHGLNAALDEPRDDTAEAMDAVWEEEQVRFGTQGMDEPCTNTRIRPAPRAEPVQIIGR